Proteins encoded within one genomic window of Gadus chalcogrammus isolate NIFS_2021 chromosome 6, NIFS_Gcha_1.0, whole genome shotgun sequence:
- the aplnra gene encoding apelin receptor A translates to MEATTMDYGDTYDEYYDDNYTACDYSEWEPSYSLIPVLYMLIFILGLSGNGVVIFTVWRSKSKRRAADVYIGNLALADLTFVVTLPLWAVYTALGYHWPFGVALCKISSYVVLVNMYASVFCLTCLSFDRYLAIVHSLSSSRLRSRGTMLASLGAIWFLSGILALPTLLFRTTVDDGNRTTCAMDFSMVTLNERHESLWIAGLSLSSSALGFLLPFLAMTIFYCFIGCTVTRHFNNLRKEDQKKKRLLKIITTLVVVFAICWTPFHLLKSMDALTYLNLAPSSCGLLRFLLLAHPYATCLAYVNSCLNPFLYAFFDLRFRSQCLCLLNLKKAMHGQISSMSSTLSAQTQKSEIQSLATKV, encoded by the coding sequence atggaggccaccaccATGGACTATGGAGACACCTACGACGAGTACTACGACGACAACTACACGGCGTGTGACTACTCAGAGTGGGAGCCCTCCTACTCCCTCATCCCCGTCCTCTACATGCTCATCTTCATCCTGGGCCTGTCGGGCAACGGCGTGGTCATCTTCACCGTCTGGAGGTCAAAGTCCAAGCGCCGGGCAGCCGACGTCTACATCGGCAACCTGGCCCTGGCCGACCTGACCTTCGTGGTGACCCTGCCCCTGTGGGCCGTGTACACTGCGCTGGGCTACCACTGGCCCTTCGGCGTGGCCCTCTGCAAGATCAGCAGCTACGTGGTGCTGGTCAACATGTACGCCAGCGTCTTCTGCCTCACCTGCCTGAGCTTCGACCGCTACCTGGCCATCGTGCACTCGCTGTCCAGCAGCCGGCTGCGGTCCCGCGGCACCATGCTGGCCTCCCTGGGGGCCATCTGGTTCCTGTCGGGGATCCTGGCTCTGCCCACCCTACTCTTCCGCACCACGGTCGACGACGGCAACCGCACCACCTGCGCCATGGACTTCAGCATGGTCACCCTGAACGAGAGGCACGAGTCGCTGTGGATCGCCGGCCTCAGCCTCTCCTCGTCGGCGCTGGGCTTCCTGCTGCCCTTCCTGGCCATGACCATCTTCTACTGCTTCATCGGCTGCACCGTCACGCGCCACTTCAACAACCTGCGCAAGGAggaccagaagaagaagaggctgcTGAAGATCATCACcaccctggtggtggtgtttgccATCTGCTGGACGCCCTTCCACCTGCTGAAGAGCATGGACGCGCTGACCTACCTCAACCTGGCGCCCAGCTCCTGCGGCCTGCTGCGCTTCTTGCTGCTGGCCCACCCCTACGCCACCTGCCTGGCCTACGTCAACAGCTGCCTCAACCCCTTCCTCTACGCCTTCTTCGACCTGCGCTTCCGCTCCCAGTGCCTGTGTCTGCTCAACCTGAAGAAGGCCATGCACGGCCAGATCAGCTCCATGTCCTCCACACTGAGCGCCCAGACGCAGAAGTCCGAGATCCAGTCTCTGGCCACCAAGGTGTGA